The following coding sequences lie in one Thermomicrobium sp. 4228-Ro genomic window:
- a CDS encoding aspartate aminotransferase family protein yields MQVETWNAAELVRKDVRHHLHPLSNLHQLRQQGPLVLVRGEGVWVWDADGHRYLDGFAGLWNVNIGHGRTELAEAARAQMERIAFAPTFFGLVSPPTIELAARLAELFPDPLNVFQFTSGGAESNETAIKIARYYWWLKGQPDRVKILSRRMAYHGIAMGALSATGVPAYWEGFGPRPPGFIHLTAPYKYRFGEGLSADEFVSRLVQELEETIQREGPETIAAFIGEPVQGAGGVVVPPDGYWPAVAAVLRRYGILLILDEVITGFGRTGTLFGMQQYGIVPDIVSFAKGITSGYVPLGGVGVSDEIADTLASADRVFMHGFTYSGHPVACAVALRNLDILLAERLWENAARAGSYLLNELRRLEDRPYVGEVRGKGLMLLIEVVRDKATKEKFPPEFKLGPKLEAATRRRGLIVRCTPDGIVMAPPLTITREECDVLIEAVAGALSDVLDQEYA; encoded by the coding sequence ATGCAAGTCGAAACGTGGAACGCGGCCGAACTGGTGCGGAAGGATGTCCGGCACCATCTGCATCCCCTGAGCAATCTCCATCAGCTTCGCCAGCAGGGGCCGCTGGTGCTGGTGCGCGGTGAAGGAGTTTGGGTGTGGGATGCCGATGGTCACCGGTATCTCGATGGTTTCGCTGGCCTCTGGAACGTGAACATCGGGCATGGGCGTACGGAGTTGGCGGAGGCAGCGCGTGCGCAGATGGAGCGTATTGCCTTTGCGCCGACCTTCTTCGGTCTCGTGAGCCCACCGACGATCGAACTCGCCGCGCGACTGGCTGAACTCTTTCCGGATCCGCTCAACGTCTTCCAGTTCACCTCCGGCGGGGCGGAATCGAACGAAACCGCGATCAAGATCGCTCGCTACTACTGGTGGCTCAAGGGGCAGCCTGACCGCGTGAAGATTCTCTCGCGACGGATGGCATACCACGGTATCGCGATGGGCGCGCTGTCGGCAACGGGTGTCCCTGCCTACTGGGAGGGATTCGGCCCTCGCCCACCGGGTTTCATCCACCTGACCGCACCGTACAAGTATCGATTCGGTGAGGGACTGTCAGCCGACGAGTTCGTTTCTCGACTCGTGCAAGAACTCGAGGAGACGATCCAACGGGAAGGGCCGGAAACGATCGCTGCCTTTATCGGGGAACCGGTGCAGGGTGCCGGCGGTGTCGTGGTACCTCCGGACGGCTACTGGCCTGCAGTGGCAGCTGTGCTGCGGCGGTACGGCATTCTGCTGATTCTGGACGAAGTGATCACCGGATTCGGTCGGACTGGCACGCTCTTCGGTATGCAGCAGTACGGTATCGTGCCCGATATCGTGAGCTTCGCGAAGGGGATCACTTCCGGGTATGTACCGCTCGGTGGCGTCGGAGTGAGCGACGAGATCGCTGACACGCTGGCCAGCGCGGATCGAGTCTTCATGCACGGGTTTACGTACTCCGGTCACCCGGTCGCGTGTGCTGTCGCGTTGCGAAATTTGGATATTCTCCTCGCCGAGCGCTTGTGGGAAAATGCAGCTCGAGCAGGCTCGTACCTCCTGAACGAGTTGCGCCGTCTCGAGGATCGGCCGTATGTCGGTGAGGTACGAGGCAAGGGGCTCATGTTGCTGATCGAGGTGGTACGAGACAAAGCGACGAAAGAAAAATTCCCGCCCGAGTTCAAGCTGGGGCCAAAGCTGGAGGCGGCGACCCGGCGGCGTGGCCTCATCGTCCGCTGCACGCCGGACGGCATCGTCATGGCGCCGCCGTTGACGATTACTCGCGAAGAGTGTGACGTCCTCATCGAAGCAGTTGCTGGAGCGCTGTCCGACGTCCTCGACCAAGAGTACGCCTAG
- the moaC gene encoding cyclic pyranopterin monophosphate synthase MoaC, whose translation MAELTHFDERGQARMVDVGAKPETHRVAIARGRVYLRPETLRLIREGRAAKGDVLAVARVAGIMAAKRTGELIPLCHPLPLTKVELDLKPNEQDSCIEIEARVETIGRTGVEMEALTAVAVAALTVYDMVKAVDRAITISEIGLVYKAGGRSGEWRRQE comes from the coding sequence ATGGCGGAGCTGACGCATTTCGATGAACGTGGCCAAGCGCGTATGGTCGATGTGGGGGCCAAGCCGGAGACGCACCGTGTCGCGATTGCACGTGGGCGCGTCTATCTCCGCCCGGAGACGCTCCGGCTGATCCGCGAGGGACGGGCAGCCAAAGGGGACGTGCTCGCCGTTGCCCGTGTAGCTGGCATCATGGCCGCGAAGCGGACGGGCGAGCTGATTCCGCTGTGTCACCCGCTTCCTCTGACCAAAGTCGAACTCGACCTCAAGCCCAACGAGCAGGACTCGTGCATCGAGATCGAGGCGCGGGTCGAAACGATCGGTCGAACCGGCGTGGAAATGGAAGCCCTCACCGCCGTCGCTGTCGCCGCGCTCACCGTGTACGACATGGTCAAGGCGGTCGATCGCGCTATAACGATCAGCGAGATTGGCCTGGTCTACAAGGCTGGCGGCCGCAGCGGTGAATGGCGTCGTCAGGAGTGA
- the mnmA gene encoding tRNA 2-thiouridine(34) synthase MnmA: MAERILVALSGGVDSAVTAYLLKQAGWEPIGIHLRLFDSAPDLDGVCCGDVAAADARAVAAQLGVPFYVRDLRPHFEQNVVNPTVEHYARAETPNPCISCNHRVRIPALLELADALDIRYVATGHYVRKVATPSGWRIAEARDLQRDQSYVLYRLTVEQLERLIFPLGEYDKTTVRAIAREAGLFVAQKPSSVDLCFAKTYGGIGRLVSQRRPETGRPGPLIDVRGEVVGTHPGIAFVTIGQRRGLEWARQTPERRYVARIEPDTAVVRVAPRERILTRAVRLVDPIWHEPVTHADARIRYQGPRIPARLEGNWVIFDDPAPPLAAGQAVVLYVDDRVVGGGTAGEVIRTGDQAEDGTTHLAVTGAATHS, translated from the coding sequence ATGGCGGAGCGGATTCTGGTCGCCCTCTCGGGCGGCGTCGACAGTGCAGTGACGGCGTATCTCTTGAAGCAGGCCGGTTGGGAGCCTATCGGGATCCATTTGCGTCTCTTCGATTCGGCACCTGACCTGGACGGTGTGTGCTGCGGTGACGTGGCTGCGGCGGATGCACGAGCGGTAGCCGCGCAGCTCGGAGTACCGTTCTACGTCCGTGACTTGCGCCCGCACTTCGAGCAGAATGTCGTGAACCCGACCGTCGAGCACTACGCGCGGGCCGAAACGCCGAACCCGTGCATCTCCTGCAACCATCGCGTCCGCATTCCAGCCTTGCTCGAACTCGCCGATGCGCTCGACATCCGCTACGTCGCGACCGGCCATTATGTTCGAAAGGTCGCGACACCGAGCGGCTGGCGGATCGCCGAGGCGCGTGATCTCCAGCGTGACCAGTCGTACGTCCTGTACCGCTTGACCGTCGAGCAACTCGAGCGGCTGATTTTTCCACTCGGCGAGTACGACAAGACGACCGTCCGCGCGATCGCTCGAGAGGCGGGGCTGTTCGTGGCGCAGAAGCCGTCCTCTGTCGACCTCTGCTTTGCCAAGACGTACGGAGGCATCGGTCGTCTCGTCTCCCAGCGCCGCCCCGAAACGGGACGACCGGGTCCACTGATCGATGTGCGTGGCGAGGTCGTCGGTACGCACCCGGGTATCGCCTTTGTCACCATCGGCCAGCGGCGCGGCCTCGAGTGGGCTCGCCAGACGCCGGAACGCCGGTACGTCGCGCGGATCGAGCCGGACACGGCCGTCGTGCGTGTCGCGCCCCGGGAGCGCATCCTGACCCGTGCCGTGCGCCTGGTCGATCCGATCTGGCACGAGCCGGTCACCCACGCCGATGCCCGCATCCGCTATCAGGGTCCGCGAATCCCGGCACGCCTGGAGGGGAACTGGGTCATCTTCGACGATCCGGCTCCGCCCCTCGCTGCCGGGCAGGCAGTCGTACTCTACGTCGACGATCGCGTGGTCGGTGGTGGCACCGCTGGGGAGGTCATCCGCACCGGTGACCAGGCGGAGGATGGGACGACTCACCTGGCTGTTACAGGCGCAGCAACTCACTCCTGA